A single Chaetodon trifascialis isolate fChaTrf1 chromosome 18, fChaTrf1.hap1, whole genome shotgun sequence DNA region contains:
- the LOC139346627 gene encoding zinc finger protein 709-like, with product MDSLTLQRNYQCEQCGSSFSQLSPYKLHLLTHAEETPYGCNQCGRRFSNQSSYGKHLCNRNGPYQCDDCERSFTYLCHYKRHLLVHTGEKPYQCDQCGNSFSLLSSYKDHQRVHTGEKPYQCEHCDKDFSRLSNYKTHLRVHTGEKPHRCELCGKSFRFLSDYKRHLRVHTGEKPYQCEQCGKSFSCASHYKRHLLVHTGEKPYQCDHCGKQFTESSDHNRHLRTHTGDKPYQCEQCGKRYTHLSSYNQHMRCHTGEKPYWCSRCKRLFAWPKSLKVHRCVDVDEESFG from the coding sequence ATGGATTCACTCACACTGCAGAGAAACTACCAGTGCGAACAATGTGGCAGCAGTTTTAGCCAACTCAGTCCATACAAGCTGCACCTGCTTACCCACGCAGAAGAAACACCGTACGGCTGCAACCAATGCGGGAGACGTTTCAGCAACCAGAGCTCATACGGAAAACACCTGTGTAACCGTAATGGACCGTACCAATGTGATGACTGTGAAAGGAGTTTCACTTACTTATGTCATTACAAGAGACACCTGCTtgtccacacaggagagaaaccatACCAGTGCGACCAATGTGgaaacagtttcagtttgttgaGTAGCTACAAGGACCACCAGCGCGTCCACACTGGAGAAAAGCCATACCAGTGTGAACACTGTGACAAGGATTTTAGCCGCTTAAGTAATTACAAGACGCACCTGCGAGTCCACACTGGAGAGAAGCCACACCGGTGTGAACTATGTGGGAAGAGCTTCCGTTTCTTAAGTGATTACAAGAGACATCTGCGAGTCCACACGGGAGAGAAGCCATACCAGTGTGAACAGTGTGGGAAGAGCTTCAGTTGCGCAAGTCACTACAAGAGACACCTGCTTGTTCACACGGGAGAGAAACCATACCAGTGTGACCACTGCGGAAAACAGTTTACTGAGTCCAGTGATCACAACAGACACCTGCGCACCCACACTGGTGATAAAccatatcagtgtgaacagtgtgGAAAGAGGTACACTCATTTAAGTAGCTACAATCAGCACATGCGCTGCCACACTGGGGAGAAACCATACTGGTGTTCTCGATGTAAAAGATTATTCGCTTGGCCAAAATCCTTGAAGGTGCATCGCTGTGTTGATGTGGATGAAGAGAGCTTTGGCTga